In a single window of the Serratia quinivorans genome:
- a CDS encoding Hemin uptake protein: MTMDNHHHNTPAQAAHTAESGLATPPCYDSAQLLDADGVAIIIHQGQRYQLRQTKAGKLILTK; this comes from the coding sequence ATGACGATGGATAATCACCACCACAACACGCCTGCCCAGGCTGCTCACACCGCTGAAAGTGGCCTGGCCACGCCGCCTTGCTACGACAGTGCGCAACTGCTCGATGCCGATGGCGTGGCGATCATCATCCATCAGGGCCAGCGCTATCAGTTACGACAGACCAAAGCCGGGAAATTGATCCTGACCAAATAA
- the hxuC gene encoding Heme/hemopexin utilization protein C precursor, with product MPLIYSTRLRLSALSLAIACTLPTVTFAQTSETPSSSSATAPVKKDKASDETMTVAATGNARSSFEAPMMVTVIEADTPQSQTATSAGDMLRRVPGITVNGTGRSNGQDVFMRGYGKNGVLTLVDGIRQGTDTGHLGATFLDPALVKRIEVVRGPSALLYGSGALGGVIAYETVDAADLLLPGHNSGYRVYGTAGSGDHSLGMGASTYGRTDNLDGLLSFGTRDVGNLRQGNGFDAPNDETISNLLAKGTWTLDENQSLSGDLRYYNNRAQEPKNPQESASSSGNLMTDRSTIQRDGQLGYKLKPVGQDWLDAEAKIYYSEVEINAHTNGSEDEARKQTTRGAKLENRSRLFADTFASHLLTYGSEAYKQEQTPGGATESFPQAKINFASGWLQDEITLRDLPVTLLAGTRYDNYKGSSDGYADVDADKWSSRGAVTVTPTDWLMLFGSYSQAFRAPTMGEMYNDSKHFSIPMGPTTITNNWVPNPNLKPETNATQEYGFGLRFDDLLRADDSLQFKASYFDTKARDYITTDVTMELGRGPRGPYCISCTTFSTNIDRAKIWGWDATLSYKTAIFGWDLAYNRTRGKNESSGEWLNSINPDTVTSTLDIPLGETGLSTGWVATVAQRATRVETGTAEQGGYGVNDFYLSYKGRERLQGVTTTVVLGNAFDKEYYSPQGIPQDGRNAKLLVSYQW from the coding sequence ATGCCTCTGATCTATTCCACCCGGCTGCGTTTATCCGCATTGAGTCTGGCGATTGCCTGTACTCTGCCGACGGTGACTTTTGCACAAACCAGCGAAACCCCTTCTTCTTCCTCGGCGACGGCACCGGTTAAAAAGGACAAAGCCAGCGACGAAACCATGACGGTAGCCGCCACCGGCAATGCGCGCAGCAGTTTTGAAGCACCGATGATGGTCACGGTGATCGAGGCCGATACGCCGCAAAGCCAAACCGCCACCAGCGCCGGCGATATGCTGCGCCGCGTGCCGGGCATTACCGTCAATGGCACCGGTCGCAGTAATGGCCAGGACGTTTTCATGCGTGGCTACGGTAAAAATGGCGTGCTGACGCTGGTGGATGGCATCCGTCAGGGCACCGATACCGGCCACCTTGGCGCCACCTTCCTCGATCCGGCACTGGTGAAACGCATCGAAGTCGTGCGCGGCCCTTCCGCCCTGCTGTATGGCAGCGGCGCACTGGGCGGCGTTATCGCTTATGAAACCGTAGATGCCGCCGATCTGCTGTTGCCCGGCCATAATAGTGGCTACCGGGTGTATGGCACCGCCGGCAGCGGCGACCACAGCCTCGGCATGGGGGCCAGCACCTACGGCAGAACCGACAATCTCGACGGCCTGCTGTCATTTGGCACCCGCGACGTCGGCAATCTGCGTCAGGGCAACGGCTTCGATGCACCCAATGATGAAACCATCAGTAATCTGCTGGCCAAGGGGACCTGGACGCTCGATGAGAATCAGTCATTGAGCGGCGACCTGCGCTATTACAACAACCGGGCGCAAGAGCCGAAAAACCCGCAGGAATCGGCCAGCAGCAGCGGTAACCTGATGACCGACCGCTCGACCATTCAACGCGACGGCCAGCTTGGCTACAAACTGAAGCCTGTGGGTCAGGATTGGCTCGACGCCGAAGCCAAAATCTATTACTCCGAAGTGGAGATCAACGCCCACACCAACGGCAGTGAAGATGAAGCGCGCAAGCAAACCACTCGCGGTGCCAAACTCGAAAACCGCAGCCGTTTGTTTGCCGATACCTTCGCCTCTCACTTATTGACCTACGGCAGCGAAGCTTACAAGCAGGAGCAAACACCGGGTGGCGCGACAGAAAGCTTCCCACAGGCGAAAATCAACTTTGCTTCCGGCTGGTTGCAGGACGAAATTACCCTGCGCGACCTGCCGGTCACCCTGCTTGCCGGGACGCGTTACGATAACTACAAGGGTTCCAGTGACGGTTACGCCGATGTTGACGCCGACAAGTGGTCATCGCGCGGTGCCGTTACAGTGACGCCAACCGACTGGTTAATGCTGTTCGGTTCTTATTCGCAGGCTTTCCGCGCCCCGACCATGGGAGAAATGTACAACGATTCCAAGCACTTCTCTATCCCCATGGGCCCGACCACCATTACCAACAACTGGGTGCCTAACCCGAACCTGAAGCCGGAAACCAATGCCACCCAGGAATACGGTTTCGGGCTACGCTTTGACGATTTGCTACGGGCTGATGACAGCCTGCAATTCAAAGCCAGCTACTTTGATACCAAAGCCCGCGACTACATCACCACGGATGTCACCATGGAGCTGGGTCGTGGCCCTCGTGGCCCTTATTGCATCAGCTGCACCACTTTCTCGACCAATATCGACCGTGCAAAAATTTGGGGCTGGGACGCAACGCTGAGCTATAAAACCGCCATTTTTGGCTGGGACCTGGCGTACAACCGCACTCGTGGCAAGAACGAAAGCAGCGGCGAATGGCTAAACAGCATCAATCCGGACACGGTAACCAGCACGCTGGATATTCCACTGGGTGAAACCGGCCTGTCCACCGGCTGGGTGGCCACTGTGGCCCAACGAGCCACCCGCGTAGAAACCGGCACCGCAGAACAAGGCGGCTACGGCGTCAACGATTTTTACCTGAGCTATAAAGGCCGCGAACGCCTGCAGGGCGTGACCACCACGGTGGTGCTGGGCAACGCCTTTGATAAAGAATATTACTCGCCACAGGGCATACCGCAGGACGGGCGTAATGCCAAACTGCTGGTCAGCTATCAGTGGTAA
- the hemS gene encoding Hemin transport protein hemS, which produces MSNTLYARYQQAKIDNPGKYARDLAEILGVSEAELTHVRVGQDTRRLQADARTLLTELEQVGVTKSITRNSYAVHEQMGRYRNQHLNGHAGLILNPRELDLRLFLNQWASAFAMSETNKRGVRHSIQFFDHQGDALHKVYTTDETDLPAWMALVERHLNAENPTLELQPADATVSNASPDADKIDQEWRAMTDVHQFFQLLSRNKLTRQQAFSAVGNDLAYRVDNSALSQLLNAAMGLQNEIMIFVGNRGCVQIFTGQIERLMPQEGWINVFNRRFTLHLIEDAIAESWITRKPTKDGFVTSLELFAADGTQIAQLYGQRTEGQPEQTQWREQVAALEPKDVAA; this is translated from the coding sequence ATGAGCAATACCCTATATGCACGCTACCAGCAGGCAAAAATTGATAACCCAGGCAAATATGCGCGTGACCTGGCTGAAATTCTTGGCGTCAGCGAAGCGGAGCTGACCCACGTCCGCGTCGGTCAGGACACCCGTCGTCTGCAGGCCGATGCCCGTACCCTGCTGACCGAACTCGAACAGGTAGGCGTCACCAAATCCATTACCCGTAATAGCTACGCGGTGCATGAGCAAATGGGTCGTTATCGCAACCAGCACCTGAACGGTCATGCCGGGTTGATCCTCAATCCGCGTGAGCTGGATCTGCGTCTGTTCCTCAACCAGTGGGCCAGCGCTTTCGCCATGAGCGAAACCAACAAGCGCGGCGTACGCCACAGCATTCAGTTCTTCGATCATCAGGGCGACGCACTGCATAAGGTTTACACCACCGATGAAACCGATCTCCCAGCCTGGATGGCGTTGGTTGAACGCCACCTGAATGCGGAAAACCCGACGCTGGAACTGCAACCGGCAGACGCCACGGTCAGTAACGCCTCGCCAGATGCCGACAAAATTGACCAGGAATGGCGTGCAATGACCGACGTTCACCAGTTCTTCCAGTTGTTGAGCCGCAACAAACTGACCCGCCAGCAAGCCTTCAGCGCCGTCGGTAACGATTTGGCCTATCGGGTCGATAACAGCGCCCTGAGCCAATTGCTTAACGCCGCGATGGGCCTGCAGAACGAAATCATGATTTTTGTCGGCAACCGTGGCTGCGTGCAGATCTTTACCGGTCAGATTGAACGCCTGATGCCGCAGGAAGGCTGGATTAACGTGTTCAATCGCCGCTTCACCCTGCACCTGATCGAAGATGCAATCGCCGAAAGCTGGATCACCCGCAAGCCCACCAAAGACGGCTTCGTCACCAGTCTGGAACTGTTTGCCGCCGACGGCACGCAGATAGCTCAACTTTACGGCCAGCGTACCGAAGGCCAGCCGGAGCAAACTCAGTGGCGTGAGCAGGTTGCCGCGCTTGAACCCAAGGACGTTGCCGCATGA
- the hmuT gene encoding Hemin-binding periplasmic protein hmuT precursor: MIPSLTRRLALCIALALPFTAAAAERIVSIGGDVTEIAFALGAGDEVIARDSTSLQPETVKKLPDVGYMRQLNAEGILALKPTLVLTTELAEPALVLKQLEESGVKVVRIPGDTTLQSVPEKIAVIASALQRTEQGKQLSTRYQQQLAAVKTDALPVRVLFVMSHGGITPMAAGQHTAADAVITAAGLKNAMQGFSRYRPLSQEGVIASAPDLLLVTTDGVKTLGGEQELWKLPGMALTPAGKQHRILVVDDMALLGFGLETPAALAKLRHAAEQK; this comes from the coding sequence ATGATACCTTCATTGACCCGTCGTCTGGCGCTGTGCATTGCGCTGGCGTTGCCGTTCACCGCTGCGGCGGCGGAACGTATTGTCTCGATAGGCGGTGACGTCACCGAAATTGCCTTCGCCCTGGGCGCGGGCGATGAAGTGATAGCGCGAGACAGCACCAGCCTGCAGCCGGAAACCGTTAAAAAACTGCCGGACGTCGGTTACATGCGCCAGCTTAATGCCGAAGGTATTTTGGCGCTGAAACCCACGCTGGTGCTGACCACCGAATTGGCCGAGCCGGCGCTGGTGCTCAAACAGCTGGAAGAGAGTGGCGTTAAAGTGGTGCGCATTCCCGGCGATACCACCTTGCAAAGCGTGCCGGAAAAAATCGCTGTGATCGCCAGTGCGCTTCAGCGCACCGAGCAGGGCAAGCAGTTGAGCACCCGTTACCAGCAGCAATTGGCGGCGGTGAAAACCGATGCGTTGCCGGTCAGGGTGTTGTTCGTCATGAGCCACGGCGGTATTACGCCCATGGCCGCCGGGCAACACACGGCCGCCGACGCGGTCATCACCGCTGCGGGTCTGAAAAACGCCATGCAAGGATTCAGCCGCTATCGCCCGCTTTCGCAGGAAGGCGTGATAGCCAGCGCGCCGGATTTGCTGCTGGTCACCACCGACGGCGTAAAAACGCTCGGCGGCGAACAGGAGCTGTGGAAATTGCCTGGCATGGCACTCACCCCGGCGGGCAAACAGCATCGCATACTGGTGGTTGACGATATGGCGCTGCTGGGCTTCGGGCTGGAAACGCCCGCCGCGCTGGCCAAGCTGCGTCATGCGGCGGAGCAAAAGTAA
- the yfhA gene encoding Probable siderophore transport system permease protein yfhA, with product MRCRTSPRLAMTSLLVLLALLALGAANMGALTLSFRTLWQQPFSDTSWHIWLNIRLPRVLLAVVIGCALAVSGAVMQGLFRNPLADPSLLGISSGGALFVALIIVMPLALPPVIALYGHMLAAFLGSMLVSLLIYGISRSGHGSLSRLLLAGIAINALCMAAIGVLSYLSNDQQLRQFSLWMMGSLSQSQWPTLAVSASLILPTILLTLLQARRLNLLQLGDEEAHYLGVNVQRAKLQLLLLSALLIGAAVAMSGVIGFIGLVVPHLVRMRLGGDHRWLLPCSALGGACLLLVSDTLARTLVAPAEMPVGLMTSLIGGPYFLWLVMRQRERVGG from the coding sequence ATGCGCTGCCGTACCTCTCCCCGCCTGGCGATGACCAGCCTGCTGGTACTGTTGGCACTATTGGCTTTGGGCGCGGCCAATATGGGGGCGCTGACGCTGTCATTCCGCACCCTGTGGCAACAGCCGTTCAGCGACACCTCCTGGCATATCTGGCTGAATATCCGTTTGCCGCGTGTGCTGCTGGCGGTAGTGATAGGTTGCGCGTTGGCGGTGTCCGGCGCCGTGATGCAGGGATTGTTCCGTAATCCCTTGGCCGATCCCAGCCTGTTGGGGATCAGTAGCGGCGGCGCGCTGTTTGTCGCGCTGATTATCGTTATGCCGCTGGCCCTGCCGCCGGTGATTGCCCTGTATGGCCACATGCTGGCGGCATTTCTCGGCAGCATGCTGGTATCGCTGTTGATTTACGGCATCAGCCGCAGCGGCCACGGCAGCCTGTCGCGCCTGTTGCTGGCGGGTATCGCCATTAACGCCCTGTGCATGGCAGCGATTGGCGTGCTGTCTTACCTCAGTAATGACCAGCAACTGCGCCAGTTTTCACTGTGGATGATGGGCAGCCTGAGCCAGTCACAATGGCCCACCCTGGCCGTTTCCGCCTCGCTGATCCTGCCGACCATCCTGCTGACACTCTTACAGGCGCGCCGCCTGAATCTGCTGCAACTGGGAGATGAGGAGGCGCATTACCTCGGTGTGAATGTTCAGCGTGCCAAGTTACAGCTGCTGTTGTTGAGCGCATTACTGATAGGCGCAGCGGTAGCGATGAGTGGCGTGATTGGTTTTATCGGTCTGGTGGTGCCGCATCTGGTGCGCATGCGCCTCGGCGGCGACCACCGCTGGCTGCTGCCCTGTTCTGCACTGGGGGGAGCCTGCCTGCTGTTGGTCAGCGATACGCTGGCACGCACGCTGGTGGCTCCGGCAGAAATGCCGGTCGGTTTGATGACCAGCCTGATCGGCGGGCCTTATTTCTTATGGCTGGTGATGCGCCAGCGGGAGCGCGTGGGTGGATAA
- the hmuV_2 gene encoding Hemin import ATP-binding protein HmuV: MDNTASLTAQQLRYSLGSRRLINDVSLSINSGEMVAIIGPNGAGKSTLLRLLTGYLAPGCGECQLLGRPLEQWQPQQLAKVRAVMRQHSDLAFPFTVEEVVSMGRAPHGKRDAQRAVQQVMAQTDCLELAQRDYRQLSGGEQQRVQLARVLAQLWQPQPTPAWLFLDEPTSALDLYHQQHTLRLLRTLTRQQPIAVCCVLHDLNLAALYADRILLMHQGQLVATGTPQEVLQAEILTRWYQADLGVVHHPEVALPQVYLRQ; this comes from the coding sequence GTGGATAACACAGCAAGCCTGACGGCGCAGCAGTTACGTTACAGCCTGGGTTCACGGCGGCTGATCAACGATGTCTCACTGAGTATCAATAGCGGCGAAATGGTGGCAATTATCGGGCCGAACGGCGCGGGTAAGTCGACGTTACTGCGCCTGTTAACCGGTTATCTGGCCCCAGGCTGTGGCGAATGTCAGTTGCTCGGGCGCCCGCTGGAACAGTGGCAACCACAGCAGTTGGCGAAAGTGCGCGCGGTAATGCGTCAACATAGCGATCTGGCCTTCCCCTTTACCGTAGAGGAAGTGGTCAGTATGGGCCGTGCCCCCCACGGCAAACGCGACGCACAACGGGCGGTACAACAGGTAATGGCGCAAACCGACTGTCTCGAATTGGCCCAGCGCGATTATCGCCAGCTCTCCGGCGGTGAACAGCAACGAGTGCAACTCGCCCGCGTGCTGGCGCAGCTTTGGCAACCGCAGCCAACGCCGGCCTGGCTGTTTCTGGACGAACCGACCTCGGCGCTGGATCTCTACCACCAGCAACATACGCTCAGACTGCTGCGTACGCTGACGCGGCAACAGCCGATTGCGGTGTGCTGCGTATTGCACGATCTCAATCTCGCGGCCTTGTATGCGGATCGTATTTTATTGATGCATCAGGGGCAATTGGTCGCGACGGGCACGCCGCAGGAAGTGTTGCAGGCAGAGATCCTCACCCGCTGGTATCAGGCAGATTTGGGCGTGGTTCATCACCCGGAAGTGGCGTTGCCACAGGTCTATTTGCGTCAGTAG
- a CDS encoding Uncharacterized conserved protein, with the protein MPQFENAYQQQLAGFYTELNPTPLTGTRLLYHSEPLARELGLDESWFTQDKTPIWAGETLLPGMQPLAQVYSGHQFGVWAGQLGDGRGILLGEQRLADGSSMDWHLKGAGLTPYSRMGDGRAVLRSVIREFLASEALHHLGIPTTRALTIVTSDQPVYREQAERGAMLLRVAESHVRFGHFEHFYYRKQPEQVQQLADFVIARHWPQFKDQSDGYLLWFTDVVERTARLIAHWQTVGFAHGVMNTDNMSILGITIDYGPYGFLDDYKPDYICNHSDHQGRYAYDNQPAVALWNLHRLAQTLSGLMSTEQLQNALAAYEPALMRAYGEQMRAKLGFFTQSQQDNDLLTGLLSLMAQEGRDYSRTFRLLSQTEQQQAQSPLRDEFIDRAAFDGWYQQYRQRLQQEQISDAQRQQAMKAVNPKLILRNYLAQQAIESAEQDDVSKLARLHQALLAPFADNPEYDDLAALPPDWGKHLEISCSS; encoded by the coding sequence ATGCCGCAGTTTGAAAATGCTTACCAACAACAATTAGCCGGTTTTTATACCGAATTGAACCCCACGCCGTTAACGGGGACTCGCCTGCTGTATCACAGCGAGCCACTGGCGCGTGAGCTGGGGCTGGACGAAAGCTGGTTTACCCAGGATAAAACCCCTATTTGGGCGGGAGAAACGCTGCTGCCGGGTATGCAGCCGCTGGCACAGGTGTACAGCGGCCATCAGTTCGGCGTCTGGGCCGGGCAATTGGGTGATGGTCGCGGCATTTTGCTGGGTGAACAGCGGCTGGCGGATGGTAGCAGCATGGACTGGCATCTGAAAGGGGCCGGGCTGACGCCGTATTCACGTATGGGCGACGGCCGTGCGGTGCTGCGCTCGGTGATCCGTGAGTTCCTGGCTTCCGAGGCGTTGCATCATCTGGGCATTCCAACCACGCGTGCGTTGACCATTGTGACCAGCGATCAGCCCGTCTATCGCGAACAGGCTGAACGTGGGGCGATGCTGCTACGCGTAGCGGAAAGCCACGTGCGTTTCGGCCATTTCGAACATTTTTATTACCGTAAGCAGCCGGAGCAGGTGCAGCAGTTGGCTGATTTTGTGATTGCCCGCCACTGGCCGCAGTTTAAAGATCAGAGCGATGGCTATCTGCTGTGGTTTACCGATGTGGTCGAACGCACCGCCCGGCTCATCGCCCATTGGCAAACCGTCGGTTTTGCTCACGGCGTGATGAACACCGATAACATGTCGATTTTGGGTATCACCATCGACTATGGTCCCTACGGCTTCCTTGACGATTATAAGCCCGACTATATCTGTAACCATTCCGATCATCAGGGGCGTTATGCCTATGATAACCAACCGGCGGTGGCGCTGTGGAATCTTCACCGCCTGGCACAAACCTTGTCCGGGCTGATGAGCACTGAGCAGTTGCAAAATGCGCTGGCGGCCTATGAACCGGCCCTGATGCGTGCCTATGGGGAACAGATGAGAGCCAAGCTCGGCTTTTTCACCCAGTCGCAGCAGGATAATGATTTGCTGACCGGGTTGTTGAGTCTGATGGCGCAAGAGGGCCGGGACTATAGCCGGACATTCCGCTTGCTAAGCCAGACGGAGCAGCAGCAGGCGCAGTCGCCGCTGCGAGATGAATTTATCGATCGCGCCGCATTCGATGGCTGGTATCAGCAGTACCGCCAGCGCCTGCAGCAAGAACAGATAAGTGACGCGCAGCGCCAGCAGGCGATGAAGGCAGTGAATCCGAAGCTAATCCTGCGCAACTATCTGGCGCAACAGGCGATTGAAAGTGCCGAACAAGATGATGTCAGTAAGCTGGCGCGTTTGCATCAGGCGTTACTGGCGCCATTCGCGGATAACCCGGAGTATGACGATCTCGCCGCGTTGCCGCCGGATTGGGGCAAACATCTGGAAATTTCTTGTTCTAGCTGA